Proteins found in one Sorghum bicolor cultivar BTx623 chromosome 1, Sorghum_bicolor_NCBIv3, whole genome shotgun sequence genomic segment:
- the LOC110436977 gene encoding uncharacterized protein LOC110436977 isoform X2, with amino-acid sequence MAPTRGPLRFRPVAYSPQSTAPTRGPSLRSLLWSADGTVATGRTGPPFAGSSLFSLACFSRHLVATTGRLPTAAACWRRAPNRSLRRTRSFTKSILRLKMRFQNRRAKYCRSRKALEGLF; translated from the exons ATGGCACCAACTCGCGGCCCACTGCGCTTTCGTCCCGTGGCCTACAGCCCACAGTCGACCGCACCAACTCGCGGCCCGTCGCTGCGCTCGCTGCTCTGGTCGGCGGACGGCACCGTGGCGACCGGTCGGACCGGACCGCCGTTCGCCGGATCATCCCTGTTTTCTCTTGCGTGCTTCTCTCGTCATCTTGTGGCGACGACTGGGCGACTGCCGACGGCCGCTGCTTGCTGGAGACGAGCACCCAACAG ATCGTTAAGGAGAACCAGAAGCTTCACAAAGTCAATATTGAGATTGAAG ATGAGATTTCAGAACAGAAGGGCGAAATACTGCAGGTCGAGGAAGGCTTTAGAGGGACTCTTTTGA
- the LOC110436977 gene encoding uncharacterized protein LOC110436977 isoform X1, which produces MAPTRGPLRFRPVAYSPQSTAPTRGPSLRSLLWSADGTVATGRTGPPFAGSSLFSLACFSRHLVATTGRLPTAAACWRRAPNSFVILKNAINVYKEQKQHTFEIEKDGARNLKDSVKVLKDDGKVDLQEIRSRSTRIRGQEPQGLRQSLSKKHLKMVLYQIIGFQSVPGGQALGIQSV; this is translated from the exons ATGGCACCAACTCGCGGCCCACTGCGCTTTCGTCCCGTGGCCTACAGCCCACAGTCGACCGCACCAACTCGCGGCCCGTCGCTGCGCTCGCTGCTCTGGTCGGCGGACGGCACCGTGGCGACCGGTCGGACCGGACCGCCGTTCGCCGGATCATCCCTGTTTTCTCTTGCGTGCTTCTCTCGTCATCTTGTGGCGACGACTGGGCGACTGCCGACGGCCGCTGCTTGCTGGAGACGAGCACCCAACAG CTTTGTTATCCTGAAGAATGCTATAAATGTATATAAAGAACAAAAGCAGCACACATTCGAAATCGAGAAGGATGGGGCCAGGAACCTCAAGGACAGCGTCAAGGTACTCAAGGATGATGGCAAGGTAGACTTGCAAGAGATCAGATCGAGATCGACAAGGATTAGGGGCCAAGAACCTCAAGGACTGCGCCAAAGTCTATCAAAGAAGCATCTAAAGATGGTCCTGTATCAGATCATTGGATTTCAAAGCGTTCCAGGAGGACAAGCTCTAGGAATTCAATCAGTTTGA